A genome region from Nicotiana tabacum cultivar K326 chromosome 13, ASM71507v2, whole genome shotgun sequence includes the following:
- the LOC107759705 gene encoding CMP-sialic acid transporter 2, with product MAAIGVMPEINGLKQKSRRSAVTLILTVLTSSQSILIVWSKRAGKYEYSVTTANFLVEALKCALSLAALVRIWRKDGITDDNRLSTTWDEVKVYPIPAALYLVKNLLQYYIFAYVDAPGYQILKNLNIISTGVLYQIILKRKLTEIQWAAFILLCAGCTTAQLNPSSDHVLQTPLQGWVMAIVMALLSGFAGVYTEAIIKKRPSRNINVQNFWLYVFGMIFNAFAIMTQDFDAVMNDGFFHGYTLITVLMILNHALSGIAVSMVMKYADNIVKVYSTSVAMLLTAVVSVFLFGFHLSLAFFLGSTVVSVAIYLHSTSKARR from the exons ATGGCCGCGATCGGAGTAATGCCGGAGATTAATGGCCTAAAACAGAAAAGCCGAAG gTCAGCTGTAACACTAATTCTGACGGTTCTCACGAGTTCACAATCGATACTCATTGTGTGGTCGAAGAGAGCTGGAAAGTACGAGTACAGTGTAACAACTGCTAATTTTCTG GTAGAGGCATTGAAATGTGCATTGTCTCTTGCGGCATTGGTAAGAATCTGGAGAAAGGACGGCATTACTGATGATAACAG GTTGAGCACTACGTGGGATGAAGTTAAAGTGTATCCCATTCCCGCTGCACTTTACCTTGTCAAGAATCTACTTCAG TATTACATTTTTGCATACGTAGATGCTCCTGGATATCAGATACTGAAGAACTTGAACATTATCAGCACCGGCGTATTGTATCAAATTATTCTTAAAAGGAA GTTAACTGAGATTCAATGGGCTGCTTTCATTCTACTGTGTGCTGGGTGCACCACTGCACAACTTAATCCTAG TTCTGATCATGTTCTTCAGACTCCTTTGCAAGGTTGGGTTATGGCTATT GTAATGGCCCTTTTGAGTGGTTTTGCAGGAGTTTACACAGAG GCTATAATTAAGAAGCGACCTTCAAGAAATATAAATGTTCAGAACTTCTGGTTGTATGTCTTTGGGATGATCTTCAATGCTTTTGCAATAATGACTCAAGATTTTGACGCAGTCATGAATGA TGGATTTTTCCATGGATATACACTGATTACGGTTCTCATGATTCTCAACCACGCACTAAG TGGTATTGCAGTATCAATGGTGATGAAATATGCTGACAATATTGTGAAG GTCTATTCAACTTCAGTTGCAATGCTACTGACTGCAGTTGTTTCTGTATTTCTATTTGGATTTCACCTTTCCCTTGCCTTTTTCCTTGGTTCCAC CGTTGTTTCAGTAGCAATATATTTGCACTCGACTAGCAAAGCCCGAAGATAA
- the LOC107759694 gene encoding uncharacterized protein LOC107759694 codes for MGTESWSLIGRLKRAVKKITFLLNLDMNKWKLVSSLIGASSKRHQLSFKEKKLQKQPTGLNVICFENDDLSPNNSGTGSNSFKGLQRTMSYPSSEDDIDKRAEMFIANFYKQLKLERQISLELRYCRGHSFGSSPSP; via the coding sequence ATGGGGACAGAGAGCTGGTCTTTAATAGGAAGGCTAAAGAGGGCAGTAAAAAAGATAACTTTTTTGCTGAATCTTGATATGAACAAATGGAAGTTAGTTTCATCTTTGATTGGAGCATCTTCAAAAAGACATCAATTGAGTTTCAAAGAGAAGAAATTGCAAAAACAACCAACAGGATTGAATGTAATATGTTTTGAAAATGATGATTTGAGTCCAAATAATTCAGGTACAGGTTCTAATTCATTTAAAGGACTTCAAAGAACTATGAGTTATCCATCATCAGAAGATGATATTGATAAAAGAGCTGAAATGTTTATAGCTAATTTCTATaagcaacttaaacttgaaaggCAAATTTCTTTGGAGTTACGTTATTGTAGAGGGCATAGTTTTGGATCTTCGCCATCTCCATGA